One part of the Vidua chalybeata isolate OUT-0048 unplaced genomic scaffold, bVidCha1 merged haplotype W_reject_20, whole genome shotgun sequence genome encodes these proteins:
- the LOC128783158 gene encoding LOW QUALITY PROTEIN: serine/threonine-protein kinase pim-1-like (The sequence of the model RefSeq protein was modified relative to this genomic sequence to represent the inferred CDS: inserted 1 base in 1 codon) yields MPGRAMPPARPRPRAGLSRPRPRPSRRRLAPARLWPCWRWRCWAGISAWGWGGIASLWLRLARARPRPRPRPRPRPRPRRRLLPGPAEDTGGAAAAAASAAASPARAPPLGSAAAGPEPPLSRCQERTPGDGRPGALEGRSGAAPGPGPSADSRVPPAGKAQPGLKEQYRLGSLLGRGGFGSVFAATRLSDGAPVAIKRVPRNRVLHWGDLPDGTSAPLEIVLLAKVSTGFPGVVQLLEWLELPNDIVMVLERPKRSQDLHHFIRARGFLYEEVARELFRQVLEAVQHCTSCGVLHRDIKPQNILVDLATQQAKLIDFGCGTYLQDTAYIHFAGDPSLFHRNTVIQPPEWMHFGWYYGKPTTIWSLGIVLHQMVCGEHPFRGAXNISWDHQLSLPQRLSPECQDVIRRCLSMLDMERPSLEELLCDPWMQDIHLP; encoded by the exons ATGCCCGGCCGGGCCatgcccccggcccgcccccggccccgggcggggcTGTCCCGTCCCCGGCCCCGGCCGTCCCGCCGCCGTCTCGCCCCCGCCCGGCTCTGGCCGTGCTGGCGCTGGCGCTGCTGGGCGGGCatcagtgcctggggctggggcggcATCGCCTCCCTTTGGCTCCGCCTGGcccgagcccggccccggccccggccccggccccggccccggccccggccccggcgccgtCTCCTCCCGGGCCCCGCGGAGGACACAggcggcgcggccgctgccgccgcctccgctGCGGCTTCCCCGGCCCGAGCTCCGCCGctcggcagcgcggccgccggccccgagccgccgcTGTCCCGTTGCCAGGAGCGAACGCCTGGGGATGGCCGGCCCGGGGCGCTTGAGGGGCGCTCGGGGGCCGCTCCTGGCCCCGGGCCGAGCGCTGACAGCCGCGTCCCGCCGGCAGGGAAGGCGCAGCCGGGCCTGAAGGAGCAGTACCGGCTGGGTTCGCTGCTGGGCCGCGGCGGCTTCGGCAGCGTCTTCGCAGCCACGCGGCTCTCGGACGGCGCCCCG GTGGCCATCAAAAGGGTGCCACGGAACCGCGTCCTGCACTGGGGCGATCTG CCCGACGGCACCAGCGCACCCCTGGAGAtcgtgctgctggccaaggtgtCCACTGGCTTCCCCGGTGTCgtccagctgctggagtggcTTGAGCTCCCCAACGACATCGTCATGGTGCTGGAGCGCCCAAAGCGGTCTCAGGACCTGCACCATTTCATTCGGGCACGGGGGTTCCTGTACGAGGAGGTGGCGCGGGAGCTGTtccgccaggtgctggaggccgtgcAGCACTGCACCAGCTGCGGGGTCCTCCACAGGGACATCAAACCACAGAACATCCTGGTCGACCTGGCCACCCAGCAGGCTAAATTAATCGACTTTGGCTGTGGCACCTACCTGCAAGACACAGCCTACATACACTTTGCAGGTGA CCCATCTCTATTCCATAGGAACACGGTCATACAGCCCCCGGAATGGATGCATTTTGGCTGGTACTACGGCAAGCCAACTaccatctggtccctgggcatcGTGCTGCACCAGATGGTCTGCGGGGAGCACCCTTTCAGGGGTG AGAACATCAGCTGGGACCATCAGCTCTCACTGCCACAACGGCTCTCTCCAG AGTGCCAAGATGTGATCAGGCGGTGTTTATCCATGCTGGACATGGAAAGGCCTTCCTTAGAAGAGCTGTTGTGTGATCCCTGGATGCAGGACATTCATCTGCCCTAG
- the LOC128783157 gene encoding serine/threonine-protein kinase pim-1-like encodes MPGRAMPPARPRPRAGLSRPRPRPSRRRLAPARLWPCWRWRCWAGISAWGWGGIASLWLRLARARARPRPRPRPRPRPQPRPRPLGRLLPGPAEDTGGAAAAAASAAASPARAPPLGSAAAGPEPPLSRCQERTPGDGRPGALEGRSGAAPGPGPSADSRVPPAGKAQPGLKEQYRLGSLLGRGGFGSVFAATRLSDGVPVAIKRVPRNRVLHWGELPDGTSAPLEVVLLAKVSTGFPGVVQLLEWLELPNDIVMVLERPKRSQDLHHFIRARGFLSEEVARDLFRQVLEAVQHCTSCGVLHRDIKPGNILVDLATRQAKLIDFGCGTYLQDTAYIHFAGTRSYSPPEWTHFGWYYGKPATIWSLGIVLHQMVCGEHPFRGCQNISWDHQLSLPQRLSPECQDVIRRCLSMLDMERPSLEELLCDPWMQDIHLP; translated from the exons ATGCCCGGCCGGGCCatgcccccggcccgcccccggccccgggcggggctgtcccggccccggccccggccgtCCCGCCGCCGTCTCGCCCCCGCCCGGCTCTGGCCGTGCTGGCGCTGGCGCTGCTGGGCGGGCatcagtgcctggggctggggcggcATCGCCTCCCTTTGGCTCCGCCTGGCCCGAGCCCGAGCCCgaccccggccccggccccggccccggccccgaccccaaccccggccccggcccctgGGCCGGCTCCTCCCGGGCCCCGCGGAGGACACAggcggcgcggccgctgccgccgcctccgctGCGGCTTCCCCGGCCCGAGCTCCGCCGctcggcagcgcggccgccggccccgagccgccgcTGTCCCGTTGCCAGGAGCGAACGCCTGGGGATGGCCGGCCCGGGGCGCTTGAGGGGCGCTCGGGGGCCGCTCCTGGCCCCGGGCCGAGCGCTGACAGCCGCGTCCCGCCGGCAGGGAAGGCGCAGCCGGGCCTGAAGGAGCAGTACCGGCTGGGTTCGCTGCTGGGCCGCGGCGGCTTCGGCAGCGTCTTCGCGGCCACGCGGCTCTCGGACGGCGTCCCG GTGGCCATCAAAAGGGTGCCACGGAACCGCGTCCTGCACTGGGGCGAGCTG CCCGACGGCACCAGCGCACCCCTGGAGGtcgtgctgctggccaaggtgtCCACTGGCTTCCCCGGTGTCgtccagctgctggagtggcTTGAGCTCCCCAACGACATCGTCATGGTGCTGGAGCGCCCAAAGCGGTCTCAGGACCTGCACCATTTCATTCGGGCACGGGGGTTCCTGTCCGAGGAGGTGGCGCGGGACCTGTtccgccaggtgctggaggccgtgcAGCACTGCACCAGCTGCGGGGTCCTCCACAGGGACATCAAACCAGGGAACATCCTGGTCGACCTGGCCACCCGGCAGGCCAAATTAATCGACTTTGGCTGTGGCACCTACCTCCAAGACACAGCCTACATACACTTTGCAG GAACACGGTCATACAGCCCCCCGGAATGGACCCACTTTGGCTGGTACTACGGCAAGCCAGCCaccatctggtccctgggcatcGTGCTGCACCAGATGGTCTGCGGGGAGCACCCTTTCAGGGGATGCCAGAACATCAGCTGGGACCATCAGCTCTCGCTGCCACAGCGGCTCTCTCCAG AGTGCCAAGATGTGATCAGGAGGTGTTTATCCATGCTGGACATGGAAAGGCCCTCGTTAGAAGAGCTGTTGTGTGACCCCTGGATGCAGGACATTCATCTGCCCTAG